One part of the Marinobacter sp. M3C genome encodes these proteins:
- the rluF gene encoding 23S rRNA pseudouridine(2604) synthase RluF: protein MTQSSSTRLNKYISESGICSRREADRYIEQGNVRINGKRASVGDQVLPTDTVMVNGQIIEPRAEEDQVFIALNKPVGVVSTTDSAERDNIQRFVGHTVRIFPIGRLDKDSQGLIFMTSNGDLVNKILRAGNNHEKEYLVTVDKPITKTFIDGMAGGVPILGTVTKKCRVSQESRFVFRIVLVQGLNRQIRRMAEHFGFDVTRLERQRIMNISLGNLPVGQWRDLTSKELAVLMDSIRDSSSDAPAAPQKPTGKTKPTTAPAQKRESHKPRSSNKSPARPATKSAGKPGGRPDNRAGAKPAARPKPKPKKQRQRSPKR from the coding sequence ATGACCCAGTCTTCTTCCACACGCCTGAACAAATACATCAGCGAGAGCGGCATTTGTTCGCGGCGCGAGGCCGACCGATATATCGAGCAGGGTAATGTGCGTATCAACGGCAAGCGAGCCAGCGTTGGCGATCAGGTATTGCCGACGGACACGGTGATGGTCAACGGCCAAATCATTGAACCCCGTGCTGAGGAAGATCAGGTATTCATCGCTCTGAACAAGCCGGTGGGCGTTGTCAGCACCACCGACAGCGCCGAGCGCGACAATATCCAGCGCTTTGTCGGGCACACAGTGAGAATTTTCCCTATCGGCCGACTAGACAAGGATTCTCAAGGGCTGATTTTTATGACCAGCAACGGCGATCTGGTCAACAAGATCCTGCGGGCGGGTAATAATCACGAGAAAGAGTACTTGGTCACCGTTGATAAACCCATCACCAAGACCTTTATTGATGGTATGGCCGGCGGGGTGCCGATTTTGGGTACGGTTACAAAAAAATGCCGGGTGTCGCAGGAATCGCGCTTTGTGTTCCGCATTGTTCTGGTACAAGGCCTGAATCGGCAGATTAGACGTATGGCAGAGCATTTTGGCTTTGACGTAACGCGCCTGGAACGGCAGCGCATTATGAATATTAGCCTGGGCAATCTGCCCGTAGGCCAATGGCGGGATTTAACATCGAAAGAATTGGCGGTGCTGATGGACAGCATTCGGGATTCGTCATCCGATGCGCCGGCGGCGCCTCAAAAGCCCACCGGTAAGACGAAGCCCACCACTGCTCCTGCGCAAAAGCGCGAGAGCCACAAACCACGCTCCAGCAACAAGTCACCTGCCCGGCCAGCTACCAAATCTGCAGGCAAGCCCGGCGGACGGCCAGACAACCGCGCAGGGGCAAAGCCTGCGGCGCGGCCAAAACCCAAACCGAAGAAGCAGCGCCAGCGCAGTCCT